One genomic segment of Planktothrix sp. FACHB-1365 includes these proteins:
- a CDS encoding DUF1269 domain-containing protein, giving the protein MTYSEELTNLVVVAYPEQEKAKEVLKQLKALQAQGIISVVNAAVMVKNEKGKVSISETGDTDAKGGAIIGGITAGLIALFNPIGALGVMALTAGGAGVGALITHFMDLGFPQEDLKELSESLTPGSSALIALVEHTWVDQLTEALEQYAGRLYKRSIKADIASQLETTAKTVNSEVESTPPES; this is encoded by the coding sequence ATGACTTATTCCGAAGAGTTAACTAATTTAGTTGTTGTCGCTTACCCAGAGCAAGAAAAGGCGAAAGAAGTTTTAAAACAACTGAAAGCACTGCAAGCACAAGGAATTATTTCCGTTGTCAATGCTGCGGTGATGGTCAAAAATGAAAAAGGCAAAGTTTCGATTAGTGAAACCGGAGATACGGATGCTAAAGGGGGAGCAATTATTGGTGGAATTACGGCGGGATTAATTGCTTTATTTAACCCCATTGGCGCTTTAGGAGTCATGGCTTTAACCGCAGGTGGGGCAGGTGTGGGAGCTTTAATTACTCATTTTATGGATTTAGGATTTCCTCAAGAAGATCTCAAAGAATTATCTGAATCTTTAACTCCTGGAAGTTCGGCTTTAATTGCCTTAGTTGAACATACTTGGGTTGATCAATTAACGGAAGCGTTAGAACAATATGCAGGGAGATTGTATAAACGTTCGATTAAAGCGGATATTGCGTCTCAATTAGAAACGACAGCAAAAACCGTTAATTCTGAAGTGGAATCAACTCCCCCAGAATCTTAA
- the arsS gene encoding arsenosugar biosynthesis radical SAM (seleno)protein ArsS (Some members of this family are selenoproteins.) — MIQTTLTPFAQKLGFPLTKQPITILQINLGKRCNLACNHCHVEAGPKRSEELNLDISFQLIELIERFPQIQTVDLTGGAPEMNYGFKLLVEAARTTGKQVIVRSNLTIYFVPGYEDIPEYCANHQLRIVASLPCYLENNVAQMRGKGVYQDSIQALQWLNRLGYGRTPELILDLVYNPALPTAEKFTLPSEQSKLERAYKEYLKQQFDIDFNQLLTITNLPIGRTKSYLQQKKLENSYLEFLEFNYNPETVSHLMCRNQLSIDYQGYIYDCDFNQMENIPARTTSGKPLMVSDLLAANNLDLIETVQTASYCYGCTAGCGSSCGGALI; from the coding sequence ATGATTCAAACAACGCTGACACCGTTTGCTCAAAAACTAGGTTTTCCCCTCACTAAACAACCCATTACAATCTTACAAATTAACTTAGGAAAACGGTGTAACCTCGCTTGTAACCATTGTCATGTAGAAGCAGGGCCAAAACGGAGTGAAGAACTGAACCTAGATATTAGTTTTCAATTAATTGAATTAATTGAGCGCTTTCCTCAAATTCAAACCGTCGATTTAACCGGAGGGGCGCCAGAAATGAATTATGGATTTAAACTTTTAGTTGAAGCCGCACGTACAACCGGAAAGCAAGTGATTGTTCGGTCAAATTTAACGATTTATTTTGTTCCCGGTTATGAGGATATCCCCGAATATTGCGCGAATCATCAATTAAGAATTGTCGCTTCTTTACCTTGTTATTTAGAAAATAATGTTGCTCAAATGCGAGGAAAAGGAGTTTATCAAGATTCTATCCAAGCCCTACAATGGTTAAACCGTTTGGGATATGGTCGTACACCGGAATTAATCTTAGATTTAGTTTATAATCCGGCTTTACCCACCGCCGAAAAGTTTACCCTGCCTTCTGAACAGTCTAAACTAGAACGAGCTTATAAAGAGTATCTAAAACAACAGTTTGATATTGATTTTAATCAGTTATTGACGATTACAAATTTACCCATCGGACGCACGAAATCTTACTTACAGCAGAAAAAACTTGAAAATTCCTATTTAGAATTTTTGGAATTTAACTATAACCCTGAAACCGTGTCCCATTTAATGTGTCGTAATCAGTTATCCATTGATTATCAAGGTTATATTTATGATTGTGATTTTAATCAAATGGAAAATATTCCCGCCCGCACAACGTCTGGAAAACCTTTAATGGTCAGTGATTTATTAGCTGCTAATAATTTAGATTTAATAGAAACCGTACAAACCGCTTCCTATTGTTATGGATGTACCGCCGGGTGTGGTTCTAGTTGTGGGGGGGCATTAATTTAA
- a CDS encoding calcium/sodium antiporter — protein MSLSVILLLIGGLVLLVVGAELLVRGASNIAAMLRIPSLLVGLTIVAYGTSSPEMAVSLQSSFAGQANVALGNVVGSNIFNILIILGISALIAPLMVASQLIRLDVPIMIGVSILTLIFGSDGIISPVDGTILFIGAIVYTLFLIYEAKKQKDEESSENQSQTSVENSLKNWLINIALIALGLVLLIQGSNWLVESSITIAKALGVSDLVIGLTIVAAGTSLPELASSVVASIKGERDIAVGNVVGSNIFNILAVLGLSSAISPDGIPVATAALNFDIPVMIAVAISCFPIFYSGKSIARWEGILFLAYYVAYSSYLILDSSQHSQLPWFNFVMISFVIPITILTLIVTTVRSYQAKRKRLNS, from the coding sequence ATGAGCTTGAGCGTGATTTTGTTGCTGATAGGGGGTTTAGTCTTGCTGGTTGTGGGTGCAGAACTCTTAGTTCGGGGCGCTTCAAACATTGCTGCAATGTTAAGAATTCCCTCCTTACTGGTGGGACTTACCATTGTTGCTTATGGAACCAGTTCACCTGAAATGGCGGTCAGTCTTCAATCGAGTTTTGCAGGTCAAGCGAATGTTGCATTAGGAAATGTAGTTGGAAGTAATATTTTTAATATCTTAATTATTTTAGGAATTTCGGCTTTAATTGCCCCTTTAATGGTCGCGAGTCAATTGATTCGTTTAGATGTTCCGATTATGATTGGGGTGTCTATTTTAACCTTAATATTTGGCAGTGATGGCATTATTAGTCCGGTCGATGGAACGATTTTATTTATTGGGGCAATTGTCTATACTTTGTTTTTAATTTACGAAGCCAAGAAACAAAAAGATGAGGAATCTTCTGAAAATCAATCTCAGACTTCTGTTGAAAATAGTCTCAAAAATTGGCTGATTAATATTGCCTTAATTGCCCTGGGGTTAGTGTTACTGATTCAAGGGTCTAATTGGTTAGTTGAAAGCTCAATTACTATTGCTAAAGCCCTTGGAGTGAGTGATTTAGTCATCGGATTAACTATTGTCGCAGCCGGAACTTCCCTCCCGGAATTAGCCAGTTCTGTGGTAGCCAGTATTAAGGGAGAACGCGATATTGCGGTTGGTAATGTAGTCGGAAGTAATATTTTTAATATCTTGGCTGTTTTAGGACTATCTTCCGCTATTTCCCCAGATGGAATTCCAGTTGCAACGGCTGCTTTAAATTTTGATATTCCGGTAATGATTGCGGTGGCGATTTCCTGTTTTCCAATTTTTTATAGTGGGAAATCTATTGCTCGTTGGGAAGGAATACTGTTTCTCGCTTATTATGTTGCTTATAGTTCCTATTTAATCCTCGACTCTTCTCAACATTCTCAACTTCCTTGGTTTAATTTTGTGATGATCAGTTTTGTCATTCCGATTACAATCTTAACCTTAATTGTTACTACTGTCCGTAGCTATCAAGCGAAACGAAAACGGTTAAATTCTTAA
- a CDS encoding TVP38/TMEM64 family protein, which produces MGIQQLITYLLDWVEHLGFWGPIAFIIIYNLATILFIPGSLLTLGAGVIFGVIWGSIYVSIGSVIGATFAFLIGRYLARNWVAKKLENYENFKAIDQAVGEEGWKIVGLTRLSPIFPFNLLNYAFGLTNVSLKDYFLASWIGMLPGTILYVYLGSLVGSLAQLGMGERSRTPIEWLLYGIGLMATVIVTIYITKIAQNALNQKIK; this is translated from the coding sequence ATGGGGATTCAACAGTTAATAACTTATCTTTTGGATTGGGTTGAGCATTTAGGATTTTGGGGGCCGATTGCTTTTATTATTATCTATAATTTAGCTACGATATTATTTATTCCGGGTTCCCTTCTAACCTTGGGTGCAGGGGTTATTTTTGGGGTGATTTGGGGTTCGATTTATGTGTCTATTGGTTCGGTCATTGGGGCAACTTTTGCCTTTTTAATTGGGCGATATTTAGCCCGGAATTGGGTGGCTAAAAAGCTAGAAAATTATGAAAACTTTAAAGCAATTGATCAAGCGGTTGGTGAAGAAGGATGGAAAATTGTCGGGTTAACTCGTCTTTCTCCAATTTTTCCGTTTAATTTACTCAATTATGCCTTTGGATTAACCAATGTTTCCTTAAAAGATTACTTTTTAGCGTCTTGGATTGGAATGTTACCGGGTACAATTTTATATGTTTATTTGGGATCGTTAGTGGGAAGTTTAGCTCAGTTAGGGATGGGAGAGCGATCGCGGACTCCGATAGAATGGTTATTATATGGAATTGGTTTAATGGCTACCGTTATTGTTACGATTTATATCACTAAAATTGCTCAAAATGCTCTCAATCAAAAAATTAAATAG